Proteins from one Hydrogenivirga caldilitoris genomic window:
- a CDS encoding alpha/beta fold hydrolase, whose protein sequence is MKSYAPKAVLFLHAFPLNKDMFVHQFSALEREKIPYIALDYPGFGEEPPPRGEVSVERLTDFVVSRLDSLGVEKVVPVGDSMGGYIMFDLWRRYRKLVEGFVFVATRAEGETEEGKKARYNLIGRVKKEGKEFLIDMMLENQTSPLTKKDPQKMNALRCMMEKATVEGIVKTLRALAERPDSTNLLKEINVPTLVVAGKDDDKVTPPEIVRKIAEGIEGSIYVELENSAHLPPFENPEGFNRVLLDFLKDTAL, encoded by the coding sequence ATGAAAAGCTACGCCCCGAAGGCGGTTCTGTTCCTGCACGCCTTTCCTCTGAACAAGGATATGTTCGTCCATCAGTTCTCCGCTCTTGAGAGGGAGAAAATCCCCTACATAGCTCTTGACTACCCTGGCTTCGGAGAGGAACCACCCCCGAGGGGAGAGGTAAGCGTTGAGAGGCTCACGGACTTCGTGGTCAGCAGACTGGACTCCCTCGGAGTGGAAAAGGTCGTGCCCGTCGGCGACAGCATGGGCGGATACATAATGTTTGACCTCTGGAGGAGGTACAGGAAGCTGGTGGAAGGCTTTGTCTTCGTTGCAACCCGTGCGGAGGGAGAGACGGAGGAGGGAAAGAAGGCGAGGTATAACCTTATCGGGAGGGTGAAAAAGGAGGGGAAAGAATTCCTGATAGATATGATGCTTGAGAACCAGACCTCACCCCTTACTAAAAAAGACCCACAGAAGATGAACGCTCTCAGGTGCATGATGGAGAAGGCAACGGTTGAGGGGATAGTGAAGACCCTCAGGGCTCTTGCGGAAAGACCTGATAGCACGAACCTCCTTAAGGAGATAAACGTTCCTACCCTCGTGGTTGCCGGGAAGGACGACGATAAGGTAACCCCTCCGGAGATAGTAAGGAAGATAGCTGAGGGAATAGAGGGGAGCATTTATGTTGAACTTGAAAACTCCGCCCATCTCCCTCCCTTTGAAAACCCGGAAGGGTTCAACAGGGTTCTTCTGGATTTCCTGAAAGATACAGCCCTGTGA
- the ispD gene encoding 2-C-methyl-D-erythritol 4-phosphate cytidylyltransferase, whose product MKACVILAAGEGKRLGLRKQFIEIHGKPLFMYSVEKALKLFDEVILVLPKDVLQRVSLPEGVKKVEGGKERQDSVLNGILETEAEIVVIHDAARPLATEEMFREVSSLGDYDGKIVAVPSRDTLKEVSHETVLRTIDRSHIWLAQTPQGFKRKVLLECHFRARNEGFYGTDDASLLERYGYKVGVVMGSYWNVKLTYREDIPIIERLLSKEV is encoded by the coding sequence ATGAAAGCCTGCGTTATACTTGCGGCGGGAGAAGGTAAGAGGCTCGGACTGAGGAAGCAGTTTATAGAGATTCACGGCAAACCCCTGTTTATGTATTCGGTGGAGAAAGCTCTAAAGCTCTTTGATGAGGTTATCCTCGTCCTTCCAAAGGATGTTCTCCAAAGGGTCTCCCTTCCGGAGGGTGTAAAGAAGGTGGAGGGCGGGAAAGAACGGCAGGACTCCGTCCTGAACGGGATACTGGAAACCGAGGCGGAAATCGTAGTGATTCACGATGCGGCGAGACCCTTAGCCACCGAGGAGATGTTCAGGGAAGTCTCCAGCTTAGGGGATTACGACGGGAAGATAGTGGCGGTTCCCTCAAGGGACACCTTAAAGGAGGTCTCCCACGAGACAGTTTTGAGAACCATAGACCGCTCCCATATATGGCTTGCTCAGACCCCTCAGGGCTTTAAAAGGAAGGTTCTTTTGGAGTGCCACTTCAGGGCAAGGAACGAAGGCTTCTACGGCACGGACGATGCGAGTCTCTTAGAGAGATACGGCTACAAAGTGGGGGTTGTTATGGGCTCTTACTGGAACGTGAAGCTCACCTACAGGGAAGACATACCAATAATAGAGAGGCTCCTTTCCAAGGAGGTGTGA